The following coding sequences lie in one Candidatus Edwardsbacteria bacterium genomic window:
- the hypE gene encoding hydrogenase expression/formation protein HypE, which yields MEGKVVLLSHGSGGRLSHELIEKVFKPRFSNSMLDQGDDAAEFKMQNANCRIAFTTDSYVVKPLFFPGGDIGRLAVCGTVNDLAMKGATPLYLSVGFIIEEGFSVETLEKVVDSMTAAAKEAGVSIVTGDTKVVDKGACDGLFINTSGVGVIPEGVNVSGSLAAPGDVVIISGNIGDHGAAVINARNNFGLSGNLFSDVAPLNGLVSSVLKAGSIHVLRDPTRGGLATTLNEIAGQSKVTINIEEEKIPVKPEVKGACEMLGLDPLYVANEGKLIAIVASEDAESILKVMRQDPLGKEAAIIGKVESGKPQVLLTTFLGSRRPLMMLEGEALPRIC from the coding sequence ATTGAAGGTAAGGTGGTATTATTATCCCACGGCTCCGGAGGGCGTCTTTCCCACGAGTTGATAGAGAAGGTCTTCAAACCCCGGTTCTCAAATTCGATGCTTGACCAGGGGGACGATGCGGCAGAATTTAAAATGCAAAATGCAAATTGCAGAATTGCATTCACTACCGATTCCTATGTGGTCAAGCCACTATTCTTCCCGGGCGGGGATATCGGACGGCTGGCGGTGTGCGGCACGGTCAACGACCTGGCCATGAAGGGCGCCACGCCGTTGTATCTTTCGGTCGGCTTTATCATTGAAGAGGGATTTTCTGTTGAAACCCTGGAGAAAGTGGTTGATTCCATGACTGCCGCCGCCAAGGAAGCCGGGGTATCAATAGTCACCGGAGACACCAAGGTGGTGGACAAGGGAGCCTGCGACGGGTTATTCATCAACACTTCCGGAGTGGGGGTGATCCCCGAAGGCGTCAATGTCTCCGGTTCCCTGGCCGCACCGGGCGATGTGGTGATCATCAGCGGGAACATCGGCGATCACGGGGCGGCGGTGATCAACGCCAGGAACAACTTCGGTCTGAGCGGCAATCTTTTTAGCGATGTGGCACCCCTTAATGGGTTGGTGTCATCGGTGCTGAAGGCAGGGAGCATCCATGTTTTACGCGACCCCACCCGGGGCGGCCTGGCTACCACTCTGAACGAGATCGCCGGGCAGTCCAAGGTGACCATCAATATCGAGGAAGAAAAGATACCCGTTAAGCCGGAGGTCAAAGGCGCCTGCGAGATGCTGGGGCTGGACCCGCTCTATGTGGCCAACGAGGGGAAACTGATCGCCATAGTAGCCAGCGAGGATGCTGAAAGTATTTTAAAAGTCATGCGCCAAGACCCGCTGGGCAAAGAGGCGGCCATCATCGGGAAAGTCGAATCCGGCAAGCCTCAGGTGCTGTTGACCACATTCTTGGGCAGCAGGCGGCCGCTGATGATGCTGGAGGGCGAGGCCCTGCCGCGGATCTGTTGA
- a CDS encoding PTS sugar transporter subunit IIA: protein MKIEDILNKQRTCVFLSSQNKKDIIAELIGLMVKDGLITDGRELLDSAMEREGLMSTGIGKGVAIPHGRTKGLKKMTGAFGLCRNKIDFGSLDGQPVQIFFFIATPQSIIADHVKALALVSRLLNREDIRARLLAADDPQKVMDIFMEAEKGEVR, encoded by the coding sequence ATGAAGATCGAAGACATCTTAAATAAACAGCGCACCTGCGTTTTTCTGTCCAGCCAGAACAAAAAGGACATCATTGCCGAACTTATCGGCCTGATGGTCAAGGACGGGTTGATAACCGACGGCCGGGAACTGCTGGACTCGGCTATGGAGCGCGAGGGGCTGATGTCCACCGGCATCGGCAAGGGGGTGGCCATTCCCCACGGACGCACCAAGGGGCTAAAGAAGATGACCGGTGCTTTCGGCCTCTGCCGGAACAAGATAGATTTCGGCTCGCTGGACGGCCAGCCGGTGCAGATATTCTTTTTCATCGCCACACCCCAGAGCATAATTGCCGACCACGTCAAGGCGCTGGCCCTGGTGTCGCGCCTGCTGAACCGGGAGGACATCCGGGCCAGGCTGCTGGCGGCGGACGATCCCCAGAAGGTGATGGATATTTTCATGGAAGCCGAAAAGGGCGAGGTCAGGTAA
- the hisS gene encoding histidine--tRNA ligase, whose amino-acid sequence MKFQASKGTYDVMPDQVHIWQHIETVIREQARIYGFKEIRTPVFEDTALFVKGTGDTTDIVQKEMYTFTDKGQRSITLRPEGTPPVLRALIEHNSLKEQPYAKVFYLAPMFRYERPQAGRMRQHTQFGAEVLGSQSPLADVEVIALLFFTLQKLGLGGLSLRLNSLGCSQCRPLYRQKLMEYFKPMLPGLCDNCQERYDRNPLRILDCKVDQAKFKAAPEMKDFLCGECKIHFQTVQDRLKDIEIPFTLDKNLVRGLDYYTRTAFEVVSQHLGAQDALGGGGRYDGLMEELGGDPTPGVGFGSGLERYILALKNQGVNLPLEKRPDVYIATLGDEAVKKGSLLCTQLRQKGLICEQELLGRSLKAQMREAGRLNARYVVLIGEDEIKKGVVTLKDMDGHSQTEVPLGELVINVLKYCQCE is encoded by the coding sequence ATGAAGTTTCAAGCCAGCAAAGGCACCTATGACGTGATGCCGGACCAGGTCCATATCTGGCAGCACATCGAAACGGTGATCAGGGAGCAGGCCCGGATATACGGATTCAAGGAGATACGGACCCCGGTCTTCGAGGACACCGCGTTGTTTGTCAAGGGCACCGGCGACACCACCGACATCGTCCAAAAGGAGATGTACACCTTCACCGACAAGGGGCAACGTTCCATCACTCTCCGGCCCGAAGGGACGCCGCCGGTTTTAAGGGCTTTGATCGAACACAATTCCCTGAAGGAACAGCCCTATGCAAAGGTTTTCTATCTGGCCCCCATGTTCCGCTACGAGCGGCCCCAGGCCGGACGGATGCGCCAGCACACCCAGTTCGGGGCCGAGGTGTTGGGCAGCCAGAGCCCGCTGGCCGACGTGGAAGTGATTGCGCTGTTATTCTTCACCCTGCAGAAACTGGGACTGGGTGGCTTAAGTTTAAGGCTCAACAGCCTGGGCTGTTCCCAATGCCGGCCGCTTTACCGTCAGAAGCTGATGGAGTATTTCAAACCCATGCTGCCGGGGCTCTGCGACAACTGCCAGGAACGTTATGATCGCAATCCATTAAGGATACTGGACTGCAAGGTTGACCAGGCAAAGTTCAAGGCTGCTCCAGAGATGAAGGACTTTTTATGCGGAGAATGCAAGATCCATTTCCAGACTGTGCAGGACCGACTTAAAGACATTGAGATCCCCTTCACACTGGACAAGAACCTGGTGCGCGGCTTGGACTATTACACCCGGACTGCTTTCGAAGTCGTCTCACAGCACTTGGGTGCCCAGGATGCCCTGGGCGGCGGTGGGCGATACGACGGGCTGATGGAGGAGCTGGGGGGAGATCCGACGCCGGGGGTGGGCTTCGGCTCCGGTTTAGAACGTTATATCCTGGCACTGAAGAACCAGGGGGTGAACCTGCCGTTAGAAAAACGGCCCGATGTCTACATTGCCACATTGGGTGATGAGGCGGTAAAGAAAGGCAGCCTGCTTTGCACACAGCTGCGCCAAAAGGGCCTGATCTGCGAGCAGGAACTTTTAGGCCGTAGTTTAAAGGCCCAGATGCGCGAGGCCGGGCGTCTCAACGCCCGCTACGTGGTACTGATCGGCGAGGACGAGATCAAGAAAGGCGTAGTGACGCTGAAGGACATGGATGGGCATAGCCAGACAGAGGTGCCGCTGGGAGAACTGGTGATCAATGTGCTGAAGTACTGCCAGTGCGAGTGA
- a CDS encoding carboxymuconolactone decarboxylase family protein — protein sequence MSEKIKHFNAYRSKMNDRILAAENTGIKRFFNLDTAAYQDGALPAKTKEMLGLCASTVLRCNDCITYHVLQCKELGVSTKEFDEIMNISLVVGGSITIPHIRKAYEMWDDGEK from the coding sequence ATGTCCGAAAAAATTAAACACTTCAACGCCTACCGGTCCAAGATGAACGACCGGATACTGGCGGCGGAGAATACCGGGATCAAGCGGTTCTTCAATCTGGACACCGCCGCCTACCAGGACGGGGCCCTGCCGGCCAAGACTAAAGAGATGCTGGGGCTGTGCGCCTCCACCGTACTGCGCTGCAACGACTGCATCACCTATCATGTTCTGCAGTGCAAGGAGCTGGGGGTAAGCACCAAGGAATTCGACGAAATCATGAACATCTCGCTGGTGGTGGGAGGGTCCATCACCATACCGCATATACGCAAGGCGTATGAGATGTGGGACGATGGGGAGAAATAA
- the aspS gene encoding aspartate--tRNA ligase yields the protein MKLETLGNWERTHTCGELRSEHIGQQAILCGWVHRSRNHGGLIFINLRDRYGITQVVFDPAQNAELTEAAKELKSEYVIAVKGAVRNRPQGQANTSMATGVIEVLAGEVKLLNSSAVPPFVIEDQTTASEDLRLKFRYLDLRRPALAQNIILRHNFILAVRNYLSAQNFLEIETPLLTRSTPEGARDYLVPCRVQPGKFYALPQSPQIYKQILMVAGFDKYFQIARCLRDEDLRADRQPEHTQIDIEMSFATQDKVFAMAEGMFKEVFSQVAGIEIQTPFPRLAYAEAMNRFGSDKPDMRFGLELCDIAAVAAKSEFTVFKQALENKGQVKGICVPGGGKWSRKDIGGLTEFAKIYGAKGLAWAKVSGESLEGSIAKFFVGDLGKELINVMSAKDGDIMLFVADQPSVVFAALGALRVECAKRMDMIPKDKFAFAWITDFPLFHYNQEEKCWVAEHHMFSMPREEHLEYLETDPGKVLGQLYDLVANGSELASGSIRIHRRDIQEKVMKVVGLSPEEATKKFGFLLEAFEYGAPPHGGIAPGLDRILTMITGGDSIRDVIAFPKTTSGSGLMEGSPSEVDERQLKDLHIKTI from the coding sequence ATGAAACTTGAAACCTTAGGCAACTGGGAACGCACCCACACCTGCGGGGAGCTTCGTTCTGAACATATCGGCCAGCAGGCAATCCTATGCGGTTGGGTGCATCGCAGCCGCAACCACGGCGGGCTGATATTCATCAACCTGCGGGACCGCTACGGCATCACCCAGGTGGTGTTCGATCCGGCCCAGAACGCCGAACTGACCGAGGCGGCCAAGGAACTGAAGTCCGAATACGTGATCGCAGTCAAGGGCGCGGTGCGGAACCGACCCCAGGGCCAGGCCAATACCAGTATGGCCACCGGGGTGATCGAAGTGCTGGCCGGCGAGGTCAAACTACTCAACAGTTCGGCCGTGCCGCCCTTTGTGATTGAGGACCAGACCACCGCCTCGGAGGACCTGCGCCTTAAATTCCGCTATCTGGACCTGCGGCGTCCGGCGCTGGCTCAGAATATCATCCTGCGGCACAATTTCATCCTGGCGGTGCGCAATTATCTTAGCGCCCAGAATTTTCTAGAGATCGAGACTCCGCTGCTGACCCGTAGCACTCCCGAGGGGGCCCGGGATTATTTAGTTCCCTGCCGGGTCCAGCCGGGCAAATTCTACGCCCTGCCCCAGTCGCCCCAGATATACAAGCAGATATTGATGGTGGCCGGCTTCGACAAGTATTTTCAGATCGCCCGTTGTCTGCGTGACGAGGATTTAAGGGCCGACCGCCAGCCGGAGCATACCCAGATAGACATCGAGATGAGCTTTGCCACCCAGGACAAAGTATTCGCCATGGCCGAGGGGATGTTCAAGGAGGTTTTTTCGCAGGTGGCTGGCATAGAGATCCAGACCCCGTTCCCCAGGCTGGCCTATGCCGAGGCCATGAACCGCTTCGGCTCCGATAAGCCGGATATGCGTTTCGGACTGGAGCTGTGCGACATCGCCGCCGTGGCCGCTAAATCGGAATTTACCGTTTTTAAGCAGGCCCTGGAGAATAAGGGCCAGGTGAAGGGCATCTGCGTGCCGGGCGGGGGAAAATGGTCCCGCAAGGATATCGGCGGGCTGACCGAGTTCGCCAAAATATACGGCGCCAAGGGGCTGGCCTGGGCCAAAGTCTCCGGGGAATCTTTGGAGGGCTCAATAGCCAAATTCTTCGTGGGTGACTTGGGCAAGGAACTGATAAACGTCATGTCCGCCAAGGACGGCGACATCATGCTGTTCGTGGCCGACCAGCCGTCGGTCGTCTTTGCCGCTCTGGGGGCGCTGAGGGTCGAGTGCGCCAAGCGGATGGATATGATCCCCAAGGACAAATTCGCTTTTGCCTGGATCACCGATTTCCCGCTGTTCCATTACAACCAAGAGGAGAAATGCTGGGTGGCCGAGCATCACATGTTCAGCATGCCCAGGGAGGAGCATCTGGAATATCTCGAAACAGATCCCGGTAAAGTGCTTGGTCAGTTGTATGACCTGGTGGCCAATGGCTCCGAGCTGGCCTCGGGCTCCATCCGTATCCACCGCCGCGACATCCAGGAAAAGGTGATGAAGGTGGTGGGGCTTTCGCCCGAAGAAGCCACCAAGAAGTTCGGATTTTTACTGGAGGCTTTTGAGTATGGCGCACCGCCGCACGGCGGCATAGCTCCCGGGCTGGACCGGATCCTGACCATGATCACCGGAGGGGACAGCATCCGCGATGTGATCGCCTTTCCCAAGACCACTTCCGGCAGCGGCCTGATGGAGGGCAGTCCCTCTGAGGTGGACGAGCGGCAGCTTAAGGATCTGCATATTAAGACGATCTAG
- a CDS encoding 2-oxoacid:acceptor oxidoreductase family protein, translating to MVEIRWHGRGGQGAKTAALLFADAALSVGKYVQAFPEYGPERMGAPVQSFNRIDDQPILMHCPVKSPSVVVVLDPTLMASINVTAGLGQEGTLIINTGLSVAEIKKSVKFDGKIFTVDASKISEETIGRRIPNTPMLAALVKVTGMLDFDSMLEDTQKKLAKKFAHRPEVIEGNIQSMKRAAQEVKSA from the coding sequence ATGGTAGAGATCAGATGGCACGGTCGGGGAGGCCAGGGCGCCAAGACCGCCGCACTGCTGTTTGCCGATGCCGCTTTGTCGGTCGGTAAGTACGTGCAGGCCTTTCCCGAGTACGGACCGGAGAGGATGGGGGCTCCGGTGCAGTCTTTCAATAGGATTGACGACCAGCCCATACTCATGCATTGTCCGGTTAAATCTCCCAGCGTGGTGGTGGTGCTGGATCCCACCCTGATGGCCTCGATCAACGTTACCGCCGGCCTGGGCCAGGAGGGAACCCTGATCATCAACACCGGGCTGAGCGTAGCGGAGATAAAAAAAAGCGTCAAGTTTGACGGCAAGATATTTACGGTGGACGCCTCCAAGATATCCGAGGAGACCATCGGCAGGAGGATCCCCAATACTCCGATGCTGGCCGCCTTGGTCAAGGTTACCGGGATGCTGGATTTTGACAGCATGCTAGAGGACACCCAGAAGAAACTGGCCAAAAAATTCGCCCACCGGCCGGAGGTGATCGAGGGGAACATCCAATCCATGAAGCGGGCGGCACAGGAGGTAAAATCGGCATGA
- a CDS encoding 4Fe-4S dicluster domain-containing protein, with amino-acid sequence MSELKKYKELALGGNIEKGGTAVDFKTGDWRSSRPIYNPENCIQCLFCWVYCPDSAVILKDGKVTGFNLEHCKGCGICAHECPGKKKVKAITMEEEVK; translated from the coding sequence ATGAGCGAACTGAAGAAATATAAGGAACTGGCCCTGGGGGGCAATATAGAAAAGGGCGGCACAGCCGTCGATTTCAAGACCGGGGACTGGAGAAGCTCCCGCCCGATCTATAACCCGGAGAACTGCATCCAGTGCCTGTTCTGCTGGGTATACTGCCCGGATTCGGCCGTCATACTAAAGGACGGCAAGGTCACAGGCTTCAATCTGGAGCACTGCAAGGGCTGCGGCATCTGCGCCCACGAGTGCCCGGGAAAGAAGAAGGTCAAGGCCATTACCATGGAAGAGGAGGTCAAATAG
- the porA gene encoding pyruvate ferredoxin oxidoreductase: MQKIILAKTGNEAMALAMKQINPDVVAAYPITPATEIVQIFSQYVADGEVKTEFVAVESEHSAMSACIGSAAAGARTMTGTSSQGLALMYEMVYIAAGLRLPIVIANVNRALSAPINIHCDHSDSMGCRDAGWIHIFSENAQEAYDNMIQAMRIAEHKDVRLPVMVTTDGFIISHGMERIDTLSDAEVQKFIGDYDPMMHLLDVKKPFTIGAINLTDYYFEHRRAMVDAQNNALKVIKEVGTEFGQKFDTGYDLIEKYQLDDAEVAIVALGSTCGTAKVVIDKLRKQGVKAGLLKVRVFRPFPTEEIVKALENIKTVAVLDRSDSVGGFGGPVFTEVRSALYGSAKRPQIAGVVYGLGGREIDMEMIEGLFLDLKAGKVKADSVNYLGVRE; this comes from the coding sequence ATGCAGAAGATCATTTTGGCCAAGACCGGCAACGAGGCCATGGCTCTGGCTATGAAGCAGATCAATCCCGACGTGGTGGCCGCCTATCCCATCACCCCGGCCACCGAGATCGTCCAGATATTCTCCCAATACGTGGCCGACGGCGAGGTCAAGACCGAGTTCGTGGCGGTGGAGTCCGAGCACTCGGCCATGTCTGCCTGCATCGGATCGGCCGCAGCCGGGGCCCGCACCATGACCGGCACCAGTTCCCAGGGCCTGGCCCTGATGTACGAGATGGTCTACATCGCGGCCGGCTTGCGACTGCCCATAGTAATAGCCAATGTCAACCGGGCGCTGTCGGCCCCCATCAACATCCACTGCGATCATTCCGACTCCATGGGCTGCCGCGATGCCGGCTGGATCCACATTTTCTCCGAGAACGCCCAGGAGGCCTACGATAACATGATCCAGGCGATGCGGATAGCAGAGCACAAGGACGTCCGTCTGCCGGTGATGGTCACCACCGACGGCTTCATCATCTCCCACGGCATGGAGCGGATAGATACCCTGTCGGACGCCGAGGTCCAGAAGTTCATCGGCGATTACGACCCCATGATGCACCTGTTGGACGTCAAGAAGCCCTTTACTATCGGTGCCATCAACCTGACCGACTATTATTTTGAGCATCGCCGGGCCATGGTGGATGCCCAGAACAACGCCCTGAAAGTCATCAAGGAAGTGGGCACCGAATTCGGCCAGAAGTTCGATACCGGCTACGACCTGATAGAAAAATATCAGTTGGACGACGCCGAGGTGGCCATCGTGGCACTGGGCTCCACCTGCGGCACCGCCAAGGTGGTCATTGATAAACTGCGGAAGCAGGGGGTCAAGGCCGGACTGCTCAAGGTTCGCGTATTCCGGCCGTTTCCCACGGAAGAGATCGTAAAAGCGTTGGAGAACATAAAGACGGTGGCGGTGCTGGATCGCTCCGATTCGGTGGGCGGTTTCGGCGGCCCGGTGTTCACCGAGGTCCGTTCGGCCCTCTACGGCTCAGCCAAGCGTCCCCAGATCGCGGGCGTGGTCTACGGCCTGGGCGGGCGGGAGATAGACATGGAGATGATCGAAGGTTTGTTCCTGGACCTGAAGGCCGGCAAGGTCAAGGCCGATTCGGTGAACTATCTGGGGGTCAGGGAGTAG
- a CDS encoding pyruvate ferredoxin oxidoreductase (catalyzes the formation of acetyl-CoA from pyruvate and coenzyme A), with protein sequence MANLKELAARGDKFTGGHRACAGCGATIVARQALLAAGDKPVVTTCATGCLEVVSTIFPYTAWDVPFIHSAFENSAATISGVEAAYQSLHRQGKIKEDIRFIAFGGDGGTYDIGLQALSGAMERGHNMLYICYDNQAYMNTGIQRSSATPKGSSTTTSPNGKKIPGKVQFRKNLTEIMAAHGIPYVAQSVVGNWSDFTKKVEKALAKGGPAFIAILQPCRLGWGYPPELTAELGRLAVETNFWPLYEVEDGQYKLNYTPKERKPIDEWMFQQERFRHLKKPEHQTIIAQIQKDIDARWEHLNKKCSL encoded by the coding sequence ATGGCAAATCTTAAAGAACTGGCGGCCAGGGGCGATAAATTCACCGGGGGACACCGGGCCTGCGCCGGGTGCGGGGCCACTATCGTGGCCCGCCAGGCTCTGCTGGCCGCCGGCGACAAGCCGGTAGTGACCACCTGCGCCACCGGCTGTCTGGAGGTGGTATCCACCATCTTCCCCTATACCGCCTGGGACGTGCCCTTTATTCACAGCGCCTTCGAGAACTCGGCGGCCACCATCTCCGGGGTGGAGGCGGCCTACCAGTCGTTGCATCGCCAGGGCAAGATCAAAGAGGACATCCGGTTCATCGCCTTCGGCGGCGACGGAGGCACCTACGATATCGGGCTGCAGGCGCTTTCAGGCGCCATGGAACGGGGCCACAATATGCTGTACATCTGCTACGACAACCAGGCCTACATGAACACCGGGATCCAGCGCTCCTCGGCCACCCCCAAGGGCAGCTCCACCACCACCAGCCCCAACGGGAAAAAGATACCCGGCAAGGTCCAGTTCCGCAAGAACCTGACCGAGATCATGGCGGCTCACGGCATACCCTATGTGGCCCAGAGCGTGGTGGGCAACTGGTCGGACTTCACCAAAAAGGTGGAAAAAGCCCTGGCCAAGGGCGGCCCGGCCTTCATTGCCATACTACAGCCCTGCCGCTTGGGCTGGGGCTATCCGCCGGAGTTGACCGCCGAATTGGGCCGGCTGGCGGTGGAGACCAATTTCTGGCCGCTGTACGAGGTGGAGGACGGCCAGTACAAGCTGAACTACACCCCCAAGGAACGAAAGCCCATAGACGAATGGATGTTCCAGCAGGAACGCTTCCGCCATTTAAAGAAACCCGAACATCAGACCATCATCGCCCAGATACAGAAGGACATTGATGCCCGTTGGGAGCATCTGAACAAAAAATGTTCCCTGTAA
- a CDS encoding roadblock/LC7 domain-containing protein: MSENVNVFEDDFWTISEKLNELLKNTNALSVLLIDKAGQLITTAGDISQLDTTSFASLSAADFAATSQLAMLVGEKEFATLFHQGEKQNIYVASIEARVMLAVVFDQRTTLGLVRVRVKQTVAELIKLFQAIFSKLEGGPGSGGPSPLGSDFASEAESEVDNLFK, encoded by the coding sequence GTGTCGGAAAATGTAAATGTCTTTGAAGACGATTTCTGGACGATCAGCGAGAAGCTGAACGAGCTTCTCAAGAACACCAATGCCCTGTCGGTGCTGTTGATCGACAAGGCCGGACAGCTGATCACCACGGCCGGAGACATCAGCCAGCTGGACACCACCTCTTTCGCCTCGCTGTCGGCGGCGGACTTCGCCGCCACCAGCCAGCTGGCCATGCTGGTTGGGGAGAAGGAATTCGCCACCCTGTTTCACCAGGGGGAAAAGCAGAACATCTACGTGGCCTCCATCGAGGCCCGGGTAATGCTGGCGGTGGTGTTCGACCAGCGGACCACTTTGGGCCTGGTCCGGGTCAGGGTCAAGCAGACGGTGGCCGAGCTGATCAAGCTTTTCCAGGCCATATTCTCCAAACTGGAGGGCGGCCCGGGATCCGGCGGCCCGTCTCCTCTGGGCAGTGATTTCGCCTCGGAGGCCGAGTCCGAGGTGGACAACCTTTTCAAGTGA
- a CDS encoding gliding-motility protein MglA: MSLINYSSREINCKVVYYGCGLCGKTTNIKYIYSKVAPEAKGKLISLATELDRTLFFDFMPLDLGSIKGFKTRFHLYTVPGQVFYNASRKLILKGVDGVVFVADSQVERLDANLESIANLRDNLAENGFNIETIPFIIQYNKRDLPNIASVDELRTQLNKWGVPDFETVAHQGYGVFETLKEVAKKVLRNLG, encoded by the coding sequence GTGTCTTTAATTAATTACTCATCCCGCGAGATCAACTGCAAGGTCGTGTATTACGGCTGCGGGCTGTGCGGCAAGACCACCAACATCAAATACATATACTCCAAAGTGGCGCCGGAAGCCAAGGGCAAGCTGATCTCCCTGGCCACCGAGTTGGACCGCACATTGTTCTTTGACTTCATGCCGCTGGACCTGGGGAGCATCAAGGGCTTCAAGACCCGGTTCCATCTTTACACCGTGCCGGGGCAGGTATTTTACAATGCCAGCCGCAAGCTGATCCTGAAAGGGGTGGACGGGGTGGTATTCGTGGCCGACTCCCAGGTGGAGCGGCTGGACGCCAATTTGGAATCCATCGCCAATCTGCGGGACAATCTGGCCGAGAACGGGTTTAACATTGAGACCATACCCTTCATCATTCAGTACAACAAGCGGGATTTGCCTAATATCGCTTCGGTGGACGAATTGCGGACCCAACTTAATAAATGGGGGGTGCCGGATTTCGAGACGGTGGCTCATCAGGGTTACGGGGTGTTCGAGACCCTGAAGGAAGTGGCCAAGAAGGTGCTGAGGAATTTGGGTTAG
- a CDS encoding NifB/NifX family molybdenum-iron cluster-binding protein gives MKLCIPTSDDLGLKSAISGHFGGAPFFLIVDTETGSLQSVKNQNEHHSHGMCQPLKSLAGHEIDAVVCAGIGAGALNKLNASGIKILKATGKTVEQLVAAFKNNSLPEFSAITVCTTHDCH, from the coding sequence ATGAAGCTATGCATACCAACCAGCGATGATCTGGGATTAAAATCCGCCATCAGTGGTCATTTCGGCGGGGCGCCCTTTTTCTTGATCGTCGACACCGAAACCGGCTCTCTGCAATCGGTAAAGAACCAGAACGAACACCACTCCCACGGCATGTGTCAGCCCTTAAAATCACTGGCCGGGCATGAGATAGATGCCGTGGTCTGCGCCGGCATAGGAGCCGGGGCATTGAACAAACTCAATGCCTCCGGGATAAAAATTTTAAAAGCAACCGGAAAAACAGTGGAGCAGCTGGTGGCCGCCTTCAAAAACAATTCATTGCCGGAATTCTCGGCTATAACGGTCTGCACCACCCATGACTGCCATTGA
- a CDS encoding DUF134 domain-containing protein has product MSRPCKFRNVSHRPEAVYFKPRAIPMTMLDEVILTFDELESLRLADLEERYQEEAAPRMGVSRQTFGNILKSARKKVADALVNSKALRIEGGNINISDDTRTNKCIRRIK; this is encoded by the coding sequence ATGTCCCGGCCCTGTAAATTCAGAAACGTCAGCCACCGGCCGGAGGCGGTCTACTTCAAGCCCCGGGCCATTCCTATGACAATGCTGGACGAGGTGATATTGACCTTCGACGAATTGGAGAGCCTGCGGCTGGCCGATCTGGAAGAGCGCTATCAGGAGGAAGCCGCCCCCCGGATGGGGGTATCCAGGCAGACCTTCGGCAATATTCTCAAAAGCGCCCGTAAAAAGGTGGCCGACGCCCTGGTCAATTCCAAGGCCCTTCGGATCGAGGGCGGAAACATAAATATTTCAGATGATACAAGAACCAACAAATGTATAAGGAGAATAAAATGA